The following coding sequences are from one Lolium rigidum isolate FL_2022 chromosome 6, APGP_CSIRO_Lrig_0.1, whole genome shotgun sequence window:
- the LOC124660816 gene encoding aromatic aminotransferase ISS1-like, translating to MGSIAKLAKRALETEAPVMVKIQELLRGATDVMSLAQGVVYWQPPEAALSKVEKIVREPSCSKYGADDGLPELREALLEKLRRENKLTKSSVMVTAGANQAFVNLVLTLCDAGDSVVMFAPYYFNAYMSFQMTGVTDILVGASNPKTLHPDVDWLEKVLKGNGPIPKLVTVVNPGNPSGSFVPKPMLQRISDLCKSAGSWLVVDNTYEYFMYDGMEHYCLEDSHIVNLFSFSKAYGMMGWRVGYIAYPSEVDGFHAQLLKVQDNIPICASIIGQHLALYSLEAGPEWIRERVKDLVKNRELLVEAMSPLGEDAVRGGEGAIYLWAKLPDNCSDDFEVVRWLANKHGVAVIPGSASGGPGFIRVSFGGLKEAETRLAGERLRRGLQQLVTDGMVQ from the exons ATGGGCAGCATCGCCAAGCTGGCCAAGAGGGCCCTGGAGACGGAGGCGCCGGTCATGGTCAAG ATACAAGAACTGCTTCGAGGGGCCACGGATGTGATGTCGCTTGCGCAG GGAGTTGTTTATTGGCAACCTCCTGAGGCAGCTCTGAGCAAGGTCGAAAAAATCGTACGGGAACCATCTTGCAGTAAATATGGCGCTGATGATGGCCTCCCCGAACTTCGAGAAGCCCTTCTCGAGAAG CTTCGGAGAGAGAATAAGCTAACCAAGTCATCAGTTATGGTGACCGCTGGCGCAAATCAG GCCTTTGTAAACTTGGTTCTCACCCTTTGTGATGCTGGGGACTCTGTTGTCATGTTTGCACCATATTACTTCAATGCCTACATGTCATTCCAGATGACGGGTGTCACTGACATATTAGTTGGTGCTAGCAATCCAAAGACTCTTCATCCTGATGTTG ATTGGTTGGAGAAGGTCCTGAAAGGAAATGGCCCTATCCCTAAACTTGTTACTGTTGTAAATCCGGGAAACCCGTCTGGATCTTTTGTTCCAAAGCCAATGCTCCAG AGAATTTCAGACCTGTGCAAGAGTGCTGGTTCATGGCTTGTGGTTGACAATACCTATGA ATACTTTATGTATGATGGAATGGAGCACTACTGCTTAGAGGATAGTCACATTGTCAACCTTTTTTCATTCTCAAAGGCTTATGGAATGATGGGGTGGCGTGTAGGATAC ATTGCGTATCCAAGTGAAGTCGATGGTTTCCACGCGCAGCTCCTCAAAGTGCAAGACAACATCCCTATATGTGCTTCTATCATTGGGCAGCACCTGGCGCTCTACTCATTAGAGGCCGGCCCAGAGTGGATCAGAGAAAGGGTGAAAGATCTAGTGAAAAACCGTGAGTTGCTTGTGGAGGCAATGTCTCCTCTTGGTGAGGATGCTGTCAGGGGTGGGGAGGGTGCCATCTACCTCTGGGCTAAGCTACCTGACAACTGTTCAGATGATTTTGAAGTTGTCAGATGGCTCGCAAATAAGCACGGGGTCGCTGTGATCCCTGGGAGCGCCAGCGGAGGTCCTGGGTTCATCCGTGTTTCCTTTGGTGGGCTGAAGGAGGCAGAGACGAGGCTCGCTGGCGAGAGGCTGAGGCGGGGTTTGCAACAACTGGTGACCGATGGAATGGTACAGTAA